A region of Flavobacterium album DNA encodes the following proteins:
- a CDS encoding response regulator transcription factor, with protein sequence MNILVVEDQSGILKFLKQGLEEEGYNVDIAEDGLSGFNKTRSHSYSLILLDWMLPKMTGLELCMKIRLTDKTTPIIFLTARDTLEDTIKGLTAGANDYIKKPFSFEELLVRINVQLRSYVTDKPDYIFGNITLKTATHQIFSGGSEVYLTQKEFMLLEYLLINKGKICTREDIIRDVWKIHFDYDTGIIDVFINGIRKKLGLQKNDNSIKTVRGVGYIVNDTTGS encoded by the coding sequence ATGAATATTTTAGTAGTTGAAGACCAAAGCGGTATACTGAAGTTCCTTAAGCAGGGGCTTGAAGAAGAGGGCTATAACGTTGATATTGCCGAAGACGGCCTCTCCGGTTTCAATAAAACCCGTAGCCATTCTTACTCGCTTATATTGCTTGACTGGATGCTGCCTAAAATGACAGGGCTCGAATTATGCATGAAAATAAGGCTTACCGATAAAACAACGCCGATAATTTTCCTTACGGCAAGGGATACACTTGAAGATACCATTAAAGGGCTTACCGCCGGAGCCAACGACTACATAAAAAAACCGTTTAGCTTTGAAGAGCTCCTGGTGCGTATAAATGTGCAGTTGCGAAGCTATGTAACAGATAAGCCTGATTATATATTTGGAAATATTACCCTTAAAACGGCAACACATCAGATATTTAGTGGCGGCAGCGAAGTATATTTAACCCAGAAAGAGTTCATGTTGCTGGAATACCTGCTAATCAATAAAGGAAAAATATGTACCCGTGAGGATATTATAAGGGATGTATGGAAGATACATTTTGACTATGACACAGGTATTATAGATGTTTTTATAAACGGGATCCGGAAAAAACTCGGGCTGCAAAAAAATGATAATAGTATAAAAACGGTTAGGGGCGTAGGCTATATCGTTAATGATACCACAGGGTCATGA
- a CDS encoding ArsR/SmtB family transcription factor, giving the protein MGATKTDHFTDNQNELAILAKALGHPARIAILEYLMKVDTCICGDIVNEMPLAQPTVSQHLKELKNAGLIKGNIEGNAICYCINEAGFEKIKGFLGHIADYTDKKKSSCC; this is encoded by the coding sequence ATGGGCGCAACTAAAACGGACCACTTTACCGACAATCAAAATGAACTTGCCATTTTGGCAAAAGCACTGGGGCATCCGGCACGTATTGCAATACTTGAATACCTGATGAAAGTTGACACCTGCATTTGCGGTGATATTGTTAATGAGATGCCTTTAGCGCAGCCAACAGTATCACAGCATTTAAAAGAACTTAAGAATGCCGGCCTGATTAAAGGAAATATAGAAGGAAACGCGATATGCTATTGCATTAACGAAGCCGGCTTCGAGAAGATAAAAGGTTTCCTCGGGCATATCGCTGACTATACAGATAAGAAAAAATCAAGCTGCTGTTAA
- a CDS encoding DUF6428 family protein: protein MKLSEIKNLLDTIQQLSFKLPDGSFVPENFHVTEVGLITKNFIDCGGTIRKETVVNFQLWEDSHDEDHRLKPTKLLKIIALSEKALGIEDFDIEVEYQQGTIGKYDLGFDGQSFLLLNKQTACLASDQCGVPDAKKKLRLSEIGVSGNNSCTPGGGCC, encoded by the coding sequence ATGAAATTATCCGAAATCAAAAACCTGCTGGACACTATACAGCAATTGAGCTTTAAACTTCCTGATGGCAGTTTCGTGCCTGAAAACTTCCACGTGACAGAAGTGGGCCTCATCACTAAAAACTTTATCGACTGTGGAGGGACTATCCGCAAAGAAACAGTTGTAAATTTCCAGTTGTGGGAAGACTCCCACGATGAGGACCACAGGCTTAAACCAACAAAGCTATTGAAGATCATAGCACTGTCTGAAAAAGCTTTGGGTATAGAAGACTTCGATATTGAAGTGGAATATCAGCAAGGGACAATCGGGAAGTACGATTTGGGCTTTGATGGGCAGAGTTTTTTACTGTTGAACAAACAAACGGCGTGCCTTGCATCGGACCAGTGCGGCGTACCAGATGCAAAGAAGAAATTAAGGTTATCCGAAATTGGAGTTTCCGGCAACAACAGCTGCACTCCCGGAGGAGGCTGCTGCTAA
- a CDS encoding protein-tyrosine-phosphatase, with amino-acid sequence MLYPEINSIISSLTCNGLPGDRKVILQLLINYIQTKVSQKKEVRLNLICTHNSRRSHLAQIWAQAAAAYYQIPDVFCYSGGTEATAMFPVVAQTLRNTGFKIQQLSSGSNPIYAVKFAKNEHPVIAFSKTYDDEFNPKEDFTAIMTCSQADGGCPFIAGAEKRIAITYEDPKTFDNSPLQFEKYNERSIQIATEMFYVFSQIKN; translated from the coding sequence ATGCTATATCCGGAAATTAACTCCATTATCAGTAGCCTAACATGCAATGGCCTGCCAGGAGATCGTAAAGTTATATTGCAACTTCTTATCAATTATATACAAACGAAGGTATCGCAAAAAAAAGAAGTCAGGCTCAATCTGATCTGTACCCATAATTCAAGAAGGAGCCACCTGGCGCAAATATGGGCGCAGGCCGCCGCGGCTTACTACCAAATACCTGATGTCTTTTGCTATTCAGGAGGGACGGAAGCAACCGCAATGTTCCCCGTTGTTGCACAAACGCTTCGAAACACCGGATTTAAAATACAGCAACTGTCTTCAGGAAGTAATCCGATATACGCGGTAAAGTTTGCGAAAAATGAACATCCGGTCATTGCCTTTTCCAAAACATATGATGATGAGTTTAATCCGAAAGAAGATTTCACTGCCATAATGACCTGCTCGCAGGCCGATGGGGGCTGCCCATTTATTGCCGGTGCAGAAAAAAGGATTGCCATTACTTATGAAGACCCCAAGACTTTTGATAATTCGCCCCTGCAATTTGAGAAATACAATGAAAGAAGCATACAGATAGCCACGGAAATGTTTTATGTGTTTTCACAAATAAAAAATTAA